The Alkalihalophilus pseudofirmus nucleotide sequence ATAATCGACTCCTTGCAGCTCTCTCACTCGGTGCTACACCTAAAGAAGCCACACAGCCGATTATCAAGCGGATTGTCCGTGCTGCAATGATTCCTAATGTAGATGGGTTAAAAACAATTGGACTTGTACAGCTTCCTGGAATGATGACGGGACTGATACTAGCGGGAGTATCACCTCATATTGCAATTCGTTACCAGATAGTCATTTCTTTAAGTATTTTTGTTGCCGTATCAGTTAGTGCGATGCTTGTTACGGTGTTTACGTACAGAAAGTTTTTCAATCAGAACTTACAATTAAAACGGGTGAATGACGACGGATCAGTGTAGGTAAGCAGATATAAAAGAAGTAGATAAAAAGGGGAAACGACCAACATGTTTAACGGGAATAAACTAGTGTTAATTTTACCGGCTATTTTGATGGCCATTATGTTCTGGGGAGGCTATCATTTCTTAGGTGAAAATGAAACGCTGACACATGAACAACTTAAAGAGGAAACGGGTTTAGTTGCTGAGGCAGATGATACTGGGAATGGATGGTTAGTAAACATTAACTGGGAATGGTCTTCTATGCCGGATGGCGGCCTATATGGTGAAGATTATGTAAGTGTAGCCGTACTAGATGAGGAAGGTCATGCAAGAGAAGACATTACATTTACAGATATGAAGCTTGAATTAGTTTATGGAGACGAAGTGATCTATGAAACCGAAGGCGAAGCCGTCAGTAACGGAGTCATTTTTGCCTATCCTAATGAGATTCAGGAACATCAAAGCCTAGGAAATAATGGACAGGCTGTTGTTCGCTTGAATGGTGATGAGATAAATAAAGAGGATATTTCAATCCGCATGCTCCATACGTGGGTTAACCATAGTCCTTTAACAAAAGAAGATGCATTATTTTCAAATCCTGACTTTAGTGGGGCTGCCAATGTTCCGTTCTGGATAAAAGAAGAGACACCTGCACAGCAATCTAGCCAATAAAGAGAGGGGATAAGCTAGATGATGATTCGGGGATTGTCTTATCAGCGAGGAATTTTCTTTATGGGTAAGACACATATAGCCTGTTCCTATCACGATAAAGGCCGGCTTGTGACATGGATTAAGCCTTATGAGACAAAAACAGTCCTTATAATGGCAAAGCAGATCATTTTGTCAATGCCCTTATGGTTCAAGGCTGTTGTACTAGCATGGATAGCTCTAGTATTCGTCCCTATACTGCCATTGGCAATAGGGTTGAATGAACTTCCGTTTTACACGCTGCTCTATCTAATGTTTGGCACGCATTTCATGTTCCCGAACAGTTTAAGAAAATACCACGGAGCGGAGCATAAGGTGTTTAGTGATCGGGGAGTTAAGCGCCGGGGGAGGTTATACCGAATAAAAAAAGCAGCCATAACAAATCGCTTTTGTTCAACAAATATTGTAGTGATCTACTTTTTAAGTGTGATAAGTTTATGTATCATTTTCCTGGCAGCTGGATTACAGGTAACGGATGCACTTATGTACAGCTCGTATGCAGCGCTTCTTTTCATTCCGCTTCTTCAGTTCGTGATGAGAGGAAAGATAGCAGGGTTTAAATGGCTTCAACAATTCATTTTAACCATCTCTTATTGGCTGCAAGAGAAAATTACCACAGCAGAACCAGAACATAAGCATTTAATATGTGCGATACAGTCTTACAGGACGCTCGCTAAAGAAGAGTTTCCAGAACATCTAGCAGCGCGGAAAGTGATGAAAAAGAAGGAGGAAAAACATATGGCAATTGTTGATGTTACGGTTATACCAATTGGAACGGAGACACCGAGTGTGAGTCAATATGTAGCTGAAATTCAGAACGTGTTATCATCATACGAAGATAAAATCACCTATGAATTAACACCAATGAGTACATTGATTGAAGGAGAGCTGCCAGTCTTATTTGAAGTTATCCAAGCTATTCATGAGGTGCCGTTTAAGCATGGATTAAAGCGTGTAGCAACGAATATTCGTATTGATGACCGCA carries:
- a CDS encoding MTH1187 family thiamine-binding protein, which gives rise to MAIVDVTVIPIGTETPSVSQYVAEIQNVLSSYEDKITYELTPMSTLIEGELPVLFEVIQAIHEVPFKHGLKRVATNIRIDDRRDKESTMQSKRASVEARMKQQPNDSIE